The following proteins are encoded in a genomic region of Nocardioides conyzicola:
- a CDS encoding SpoIID/LytB domain-containing protein, whose translation MLIRRATASLLVVALLPALAAVSPAEAAQDRRAPTTVTFTTKGWGHGKGLSQYGARNRAKAGQSWQKILRAYYPHTTLGSAHGTIRVLITADTSKDVRVLPTSGLTVRSLGADKSWRLPAKVRGKKVVSWRIQPTGKRSAISFKAGSWHAWRSAKGDAEFSAGGHPIVLVTPAGRASYRGILRSTLGNTVNLVSLDSYVRGVVPQEVPASWPAAAVRAQAVAARTYAAFERRVHRHTASYDLCDTSACQVYGGYGEEHPLADAAVRATAGRIVTYDKQPAFAQFTSSNGGWSVDGGYPYLLAREDRFDKGSAGDPTSTKFTAAAITRNWPGIGDLVSIKVTERDGHGPYGGRATEVTVVGTNSTEKVSGANLKRWLDLRETLFKITTK comes from the coding sequence ATGCTGATCCGACGCGCGACCGCGTCCCTGCTCGTCGTCGCCCTGCTGCCGGCGCTTGCCGCCGTCTCGCCCGCTGAGGCTGCCCAGGACCGACGCGCCCCCACCACCGTCACGTTCACGACGAAGGGCTGGGGCCACGGCAAGGGGCTGTCGCAGTACGGCGCCCGCAACCGCGCCAAGGCCGGCCAGAGCTGGCAGAAGATCCTCCGCGCCTACTACCCGCACACGACGCTGGGCAGCGCCCACGGCACCATCCGGGTCCTGATCACGGCCGACACCAGCAAGGACGTGCGCGTGCTGCCCACCAGTGGGCTCACCGTCAGGTCCCTCGGGGCCGACAAGTCCTGGCGACTGCCGGCGAAGGTCCGCGGCAAGAAGGTCGTCTCCTGGCGGATCCAGCCGACCGGGAAGCGTTCGGCGATCTCGTTCAAGGCCGGCAGCTGGCACGCCTGGCGCAGCGCCAAGGGCGACGCGGAGTTCAGCGCCGGCGGCCACCCGATCGTGCTGGTGACGCCGGCCGGCCGGGCCTCCTACCGCGGCATCCTGCGCTCGACGCTGGGCAACACGGTCAACCTGGTCTCGCTCGACTCCTACGTCCGCGGCGTCGTCCCGCAGGAGGTGCCCGCCTCCTGGCCGGCCGCCGCCGTCCGCGCCCAGGCCGTCGCCGCGCGCACGTACGCCGCCTTCGAGCGCCGGGTCCACCGGCACACGGCGTCGTACGACCTGTGTGACACCTCGGCCTGCCAGGTCTACGGCGGGTACGGCGAGGAGCACCCGCTCGCCGATGCCGCCGTCCGGGCAACGGCCGGCCGGATCGTGACGTACGACAAGCAGCCGGCGTTCGCGCAGTTCACCTCGAGCAACGGTGGCTGGAGCGTCGACGGCGGCTACCCCTACCTGCTGGCGCGCGAGGACAGGTTCGACAAGGGCAGCGCGGGTGACCCGACGTCGACGAAGTTCACCGCTGCCGCCATCACCCGCAACTGGCCCGGCATCGGGGACCTGGTGTCGATCAAGGTCACCGAGCGCGACGGCCACGGGCCCTACGGCGGTCGGGCCACGGAGGTCACCGTGGTCGGCACCAACTCCACCGAGAAGGTGTCCGGGGCCAACCTGAAGCGGTGGCTGGACCTGCGCGAGACGCTCTTCAAAATTACAACCAAGTAG
- a CDS encoding NAD(P)H-quinone dehydrogenase, which translates to MSTERVVIIGGGPGGYEAAHVAAQLGAQVTIVDTDGVGGSAVLTDCVPSKTLIATAEVMSELTGAAELGVNFLDAEGDAATSIRVDLARVNARVKQLATDQSTDIERRLVRDGVTLVQGRGRLAGPGSVIAELADGTEQTLEADAILLATGASPRTLPTAQPDGERILTWEQVYDLTEVPTELIVVGSGVTGAEFASAYLNLGIPVTLVSSRDRVLPGEDADAAKVLEDVLTRRGMTVLEKSRMESVTRDGDVVTVTLTDGRTVQGSHCILALGSVPNTEGLGLEEAGVITKDGGFVNVDRVSRTSARGVYAAGDCTGVLMLASVAAMQGRIAMWHFLGDTVHPLDLKKVSSNVFTAPEIATVGWSQQAVDAGEMQAEVVMLPLSGNPRAKMQGVRDGFVKLMCRPGTGIVVGGVVVGPRASELIHPVSIAVAESLTADQLAQAFTVYPSMSGSLAEAARRLHHV; encoded by the coding sequence ATCGTCGACACCGACGGGGTGGGCGGCTCCGCCGTCCTCACCGACTGCGTGCCCAGCAAGACCCTGATCGCCACGGCCGAGGTGATGAGCGAGCTGACCGGCGCCGCCGAGCTCGGCGTCAACTTCCTCGACGCCGAGGGCGACGCCGCCACCTCGATCCGGGTCGACCTGGCGCGGGTCAACGCGCGCGTCAAGCAGCTCGCCACCGACCAGTCGACCGACATCGAGCGCCGGCTCGTCCGCGACGGCGTCACCCTCGTGCAGGGTCGCGGGCGTCTGGCCGGCCCCGGGAGCGTCATCGCCGAGCTGGCCGACGGGACCGAGCAGACCCTCGAGGCCGACGCGATCCTGCTGGCGACGGGCGCATCGCCCCGCACGCTGCCGACGGCGCAGCCCGACGGTGAGCGGATCCTCACCTGGGAGCAGGTCTACGACCTCACCGAGGTGCCGACCGAGCTCATCGTCGTCGGCTCCGGCGTCACCGGCGCGGAGTTCGCGAGCGCCTACCTCAACCTCGGCATCCCGGTCACGCTGGTCTCCAGCCGCGACCGCGTGCTGCCCGGCGAGGACGCCGACGCCGCCAAGGTGCTCGAGGACGTGCTCACGCGGCGCGGCATGACCGTCCTCGAGAAGTCCCGGATGGAGTCGGTCACCCGCGACGGCGACGTCGTCACGGTGACACTCACGGACGGGCGGACCGTCCAGGGCTCCCACTGCATCCTCGCGCTCGGCTCGGTCCCCAACACCGAGGGCCTCGGCCTCGAGGAGGCCGGCGTCATCACCAAGGACGGCGGCTTCGTCAACGTCGACCGGGTCTCGCGCACCTCCGCCAGGGGTGTGTACGCCGCCGGCGACTGCACCGGCGTGCTCATGCTCGCCAGCGTCGCGGCCATGCAGGGCCGGATCGCGATGTGGCACTTCCTCGGCGACACCGTGCACCCCCTCGACCTCAAGAAGGTCTCCTCCAACGTCTTCACCGCGCCCGAGATCGCCACGGTCGGCTGGTCCCAGCAGGCCGTCGACGCCGGCGAGATGCAGGCGGAGGTCGTGATGCTGCCGCTGTCGGGCAACCCCCGCGCCAAGATGCAGGGCGTCCGCGACGGTTTCGTGAAGCTGATGTGTCGCCCCGGCACCGGCATCGTCGTCGGGGGAGTGGTCGTCGGTCCGCGGGCCAGCGAGCTGATCCACCCGGTCTCGATCGCGGTCGCGGAGTCGCTCACTGCCGACCAGCTCGCCCAGGCGTTCACCGTCTATCCGTCCATGAGCGGCTCGCTCGCCGAGGCCGCCCGCCGCCTGCACCACGTGTGA